From a single Raphanus sativus cultivar WK10039 chromosome 3, ASM80110v3, whole genome shotgun sequence genomic region:
- the LOC108847506 gene encoding uncharacterized protein LOC108847506 — protein sequence MNEMDTKSCSKSIGSVSEAVIVVSDVKGETSNSISNQKENDSRMGEDGVGCSNVSAHAVHEEVTNTVTAVICHESDASTKAKDKEFHVVDLSGGGESDNGQRICRICHFGSDQTPDRVSGKSASVELIQIGCKCKNELGLAHFHCAEAWFKLRGNSVCEICGSSALNVPVRLTEEEWSEIRDTTMDEGRRRGTGQSCCIFMVFLLTIILLHWFFKKMSTYYQTHLFNLLVYKHICW from the exons ATGAATGAAATGGACACGAAAAGCTGTTCAAAATCGATTGGATCTGTGTCTGAGGCTGTGATTGTAGTCTCTGATGTGAAGGGTGAGACCAGTAACTCTATCTCAAACCAAAAAGAGAATGATTCAAGAATGGGGGAAGATGGTGTTGGATGCAGTAACGTTTCAGCTCATGCTGTTCACGAGGAAGTTACAAATACTGTTACTGCGGTAATCTGTCACGAGAGCGATGCATCAACAAAAGCAAAAGACAAGGAGTTTCACGTGGTTGATCTGAGCGGTGGAGGAGAAAGTGATAACGGGCAAAGAATCTGCAGAATCTGTCACTTTGGTTCTGATCAAACGCCAGATAGAGTCTCTGGCAAGTCTGCAAGCGTAGAGTTGATTCAGATTGGTTGCAAATGCAAAAACGAGCTTGGCCTTGCGCATTTTCATTGCGCTGAAGCTTGGTTCAAGCTAAGAGGAAACAG TGTATGTGAAATCTGCGGTTCTTCAGCACTGAATGTTCCAGTAAGGTTGACGGAGGAGGAGTGGAGCGAAATAAGGGATACTACAATGGATGAAGGAAGAAGACGTGGAACTGGACAGTCTTGCTGCATCTTCATGGTTTTTCTACTCACTATCATTCTGCTTCATTGGTTTTTCAAGAAGATGAGTACTTACTATCAAACCCATCTATTTAATTTGTTAGTTTATAAGCATATATGTTggtaa